Genomic window (Bacteroidota bacterium):
CGCGGTCGTCGGCGCCGTCTGGCTCATGCTCGCGCTCGGGTTCAACTTCTCGATCGCCGTCGGCGTCGGGATGATTGCGGTAGCAGGTCTTGCGGCCGAGACCGGCGTGGTGATGCACGTCTACCTCGACGAGGCCGTCGCGCGCTACCGCGAGCGCGGGTGGCTCACGAGCGTCCCGCGCCTGAAGGCGGCCCTGGAGGAGGGCGCCGTCGACCGCGTCCGGCCGAAGCTGATGACCGTCTTCACGACGATCCTGGGCTTGACCCCAGCCATGATCGGGACTGGGACGGGCGCCGAAATCATGCAGCGGATCGCCGCGCCGATGGTCGGCGGGCTCGTGACCTCGACGGTCCACACGCTCATCATGATCCCGGCGCTCTACGCCGTCGTCCAGGGCCGCCGCCTCCGCCGCCAGCTCCGCGACGAGGCCGGTGGCGACAGCCTCCCGGCCTCTGGCGACCTCGCGCTCGAGCCTCGGGCGCCAGAGGCCCGCGCTCACGACGCCCCGCCCGCGCCATGACGCCGCTCCGCACTGCGGCCGTCGTGGCTGCCCTCCTCGTCTCGGGCTTCACCGCCGAGCGCCTGACCTCGCAGGACCGAGCGCTCGGGTCCCCGCCAGAGGCCCCGGTCCCACCTTTGGCGGAGGCCCCGGCGCCGCGCGTCGATGGCGCGCCGCGAGAAGGTCTGCCGCCAGAGGCCCCGGTCACGCGCCGTCTGCCGATGGGGCCGGTGCAGGGTCCCGTGAGCTCGCCGTTCGGCCCGCGCGTCCATCCCGTCTCGGGCCTCGTGCGCCACCACAACGGCGTCGACATCGCGGTCCCCGCCGGTACGGCCGTGTGGACCGTCGCGCCGGGTACGATCCGGAGCGTCGGCCGCCAGCGCGGCTACGGGCTCGTCGTCGAGGTCGACCACCCGAACGGGATCGGAAGGAGGGGACCCGGCTCGCCCG
Coding sequences:
- a CDS encoding M23 family metallopeptidase; translated protein: MTPLRTAAVVAALLVSGFTAERLTSQDRALGSPPEAPVPPLAEAPAPRVDGAPREGLPPEAPVTRRLPMGPVQGPVSSPFGPRVHPVSGLVRHHNGVDIAVPAGTAVWTVAPGTIRSVGRQRGYGLVVEVDHPNGIGRRGPGSPVRTRYAHLASVDAALRPGLRVARGVALGASGGRPGRDGVSTGAHLHFEVRDADGRPLDPALVVRLPHARESGPLWTGRASRASDAPSPPPPPVPDATTADTARADADAAGSELPDLVLPDYPSLPAIHSSTPQAP